TCAGCTTTGCGAACACTTTCGGTATCAGCCTGCATGGGAAAGGCTTGCAATAGTTCCTTCATGCGCTTCATAGGCTTGGCATTCATCTTGAGAATGATGCCGAAATGGGGACCGCGCTCGTGCTGTCTTTTACTGTAGAGTCCATGCTCATGGCCCAGCTTGATTACCCGTCTCGCGGTCACTTCGCTGCAAAGTGCTTCTCTGGCAACAGATTGAATTACAAGTGAAATCTCATCTTGCTCGGCATGGTCTGCAATCTCTGAAATGATACCGAATATACGTTTGCCCTGATCGGATAAGCGGGAAAAAAGTCGATCGGCTTTGCTCTCCATATTTAATGATTGGGCGGTGTTTCGACCATTTCGATCAGGGCTATTATCAATGGTATCGGGATAGCGGTCAGCATTGGTATCAGCTTCGGTAACATCTTTGGTAACAGGAGGCTGACCGTATTCCTCAGTATGCAGCTCAAGAAACCGCTCACAGCGTTTTTTATTCAGGGTGACGATGCTCCCGTGCCTGCGGCCTGCTTCGTGGTTTTTGCGCTCGAATAGTCCGGCCTTCTCACCTTTTGGGATGGTACGCAGCACGCTTAATTTGCTGCATTTAGCGATGTGCTGGAGGCTGGAAAGCACAAAAGGAAACGACCTTTCCATAGTCGGCGCGGACTGGATAAGGGCGGCAATGATCCTTTTGCCGATGGGGGAAAGGGAGCTGTAAAATTCGTCTTTATTCGCCACTGAAGTCATAAAATTACGGTGCTGTTATGGGTTCTGGAAATCGCAAGGACGGAGTCATCTCTTATTTATGATTGCCGGGAGTGCGGACATTGGCAGCGTTGACAATGTCCGCATTTCTCAAGGCTTTATGATTTCAGAATTATTCGCTCTCTTCATAGGGGCTGTTGTCATCAATCAGCTCGTCCATCTGTTCGCTTAATTCTTCAGAGGTAGGTTCTGTTTTTACCGGGCCTTCAGGACCCGAAACATGGATAAGATCGGACTTCTCCGGGGCCGGAATCATTGACCGCTTAAGGAATTCAGGATCAAGGAAAAAGAGAATTTGCATCCCATAGATGGGCGCAAAACCGGCGGGGAATATGAGCATGTCCCCGGCTTTGATGATCCTGCCGCTACCGTCTTTTTCCGCGCCGGGAAGACGCATGCATTCGTCAGGGGTGAGCAAAGTCCGCTTGGCTTCGGAAATGCTGACGTTGGCCTTGTTCATATGCCCGGAGCGCGTGCCGGAAATGGAGGTCTTTTTCTGGACGATTGTGGCCTCGCCGGTCATTTTGGAAAGGACCTGCGCGGTTTCAATCTTGTTGGGAGCGTAGGCAATGCGCAGATGGCAGTTACTCATGATCGACTCATCTTTGCCGTAAGCGGACTGAAGTTGAGCCAGATCCTGCACGATGATGTAGGCTTTGATGCCGTACCCGGCCATGAAGGCCAGAGCGCGTTCAAAAATTTCCATCTTGCCCAGCGAGGTGAACTCATCAAGCATGAGCAGCAGACGGTGGCGGTATCCGGCCTTGGCCTGTCCGTTTTCAAATTCCATATTCTCGGTCAGGCGGCGCAGGACGATGTTCAGGATCAAGCGCACCAGCGGGCGCAGGCGGTCAATATCTGAGGGCCGGATGACCAGATAAAGTGAAACCGGTTCCGCAGTATTCATCAGATCCTTGATGCGGAAGTCACAGCCGGAAGTGGCCCGACTGACTACCGGATCACGATAAAGGGCCATGTTGGCGACGGCAGTGGAGACAACCCCGGAAAGCTCGGCCTCGGCTTTGTTGAGCATTTCACGGGCAGAGGCGGAGATGAATTTCTTGATGGCAATGATGGAGCTTTCGTCCATGGCATCGCCGAAAAGTTCACGCAGATATTTATCGTGTTTGTCGGTGAGCATCTCCTCGAACAAGGCCGAAATGTCCCGCTCCTCGTCAGCAAGCATGAGCGAAAGGTCGTTGAGCGTGGCGTGCCGATCTTCCCTGATTCGGTATAGAATCAGGCAATGCAGAATGGTTCCGCCGAGGAATGAAAAGGCGGCTTTGTTCCAGTAATCCTTGAGCCCCTTGCCGTCAGGATCAACGATCATGCTGGCAATGTTCTGGGCATCGGGAATGGCGTGCGGTCCGTCGATCCTGATCTCGGAAAGCGGATTGTAGCGGGCCGCGTTGCCCGTGGCATCAGTGGGATCAAACTTCATGACCTTGTGGCCTTGCTGTTTGCGCCAGCCGGAAGTCAAAGCCCAGTTTTCGCCCTTGATGTCCAGAACAATGGAACTACCTTCCCATGCAAGCAGGGTCGGCAGAACCAGTCCCACACCCTTACCGGAACGGGTCGGGGCAAAGGCCATGATGTGTTCGGGGCCGCTGTGGCGCAGATAGCGCAGGATTTTCTTGTCCAGCCAGCCGCCCACATAAACCCCGGAACCGCCGAGCAATCCGGCCTGTTTGATTTCCTTTTTATCGGCCCAGTGAGCGGTTCCGTGGATGTCCTTCACCCCTTTGGGCCTTTGGGAAAAGAGCAGCAGAAAACTGATCTGAAGCATCAAAGGGACGGCAAAGACGAGCTGGGCATCGGATATGATTTTATCCAGATATTTGCCGGATGGCAGCAGCGGAAGCCAGCTAAAGAACATCCACGGCCAGTAGAAGTTCTTGTAAACAGGTATCCCAAGATCCTTATGATAGTTGAAAAGCTCCGCAATCTGCTGCGTGGCGTAGCCCATGGCAGTCAGCGCAATTACAAGCATGATTACGAGATGATAAATCCAACTTCTGGAGGCAGCCTTGTTGCCAAGGCCATAAACGTTCCTGCCCATAATCAGCTCCGATACGGGGTGTAGGGGCGGGCAAAAACGATGTCCTTGGTGACCACCATGTTGAAACGCTTACCCGGCACGGTGCTGATGGCCGGTTTGATGCTCATGTTGCTTTGCAGCAAAGAGAGGGTGGACTGGCCGAGCTGGCTGGAAAGAGATGAACCCAGTTCATCCTGAAGACTTGGGTTGTTGTTTGAGGATGACCCTTTGTTGAATTTGTCCATGGCGTAGGCCGCGCCGCCGCTGACCATGCTCATAATGGCTGAAGATCCGAAAATGCGCAGATAATGGTTGTCCACATCCCCGGTGTAGCCGCCATAACCTCCCACATCGGTGCCTGGCATAATGCCAAGCGTAATGGAAGAGCCGTCAGGAAAGATTATCCTGTTCCACGCGACCAGAACACGCGATTGCCCCACGGCCACCCGTGAATCATAAACCCCGATCATGCGCGAGCCTTGCGGGATCAGCAGGTGCTGGCCCGTGGCAGTGTCATAGATATTTTGGCTGACCTGCCCAAGAATCTGGCCGGGCAGGTCGGAGTTAATGCCGCTGATCATTATGCCATTAATGACCGCCCCGGTTTTCAGCTCAAAAGGCTTTCCGGGGACACGTTCATAAGGGAGTTGCCAAGATCCATCTTTACCGGCACGGGAGTTGAGGAAATCTTCCTTGGCCTGCTGGTCATCCTTTTGAACGGAGGGCATTGTGGATGCTTCGCTTATGCTCAACGGATGTCGGGAACGAATGTCTTCAATGTTCGGCGTGCTGATGATTTGCGTCTGCGGCAGCTTCTTTTCAGGAATAGCAGCCGCAGCCCTGAGCGGTGAATTGAGAGCAGCCTTCATGTTTTCAATGCGGAAGGCACGCAGCTCGACTTCTTCTTTCATGCGCTGCTTTTCAAGCTCTGTAGGTTCTTCAGGGCGAACCACGGTCACCAGTGATTTGCTCAAAGGTCTTGCCCTTTCCTCTTCATGCTTTTCGCTCTGCGGCGGCATAGAAAGCCCGGATTTTTGCTCCGGGTCTTGAATCGGCTGCCTTGTGTCTGCTTCGGTTATTGGAGCGGTGGTGCTTTGGGCCTGTGCAGTTTCCTTTTTATTGGAGTTCTGGACGGCATAAATCAGAATAACCACCAGCAGCAGAGCTACAGCGGCGATGACGTACATGATGCGTTTATCCAGTCTGGCGACTTTGACCTTGGGACGGGCGAGGCTGTTGGGAGAATCTGACATAGCCACCACCTATTCAGCCTTGATGATGTACATCATCGCCACGTTGCGCGGGCGAGTCTCGGAACCGCCGGTTGTGGAGGTGAAAAACCAGCGATTACTGACGCGGCTTTCATCGTCGCCAACCCCGCCGTGCATGGGGCCGCTGGTGTAACCATAGCGGGTGTGTCTGCTAGGATTACGCACGTTTGTTTCAGGCAAACCTTGAATATGGTTGTGCGCTCTCAACTGGTCAGACTGCACATTCAGCAGACTTCTGCCGCCATCAACCCCACGGCCATGATCCCAACCGCGAATGAATTCACCGCGTAGATCGGGAACTCTGCTGCCGACAATTGCGGCCAGTTCTGAATGACCGCTGGTGGACTGGCCGTTGCATTCAAGCCAGCCGTCGGGGACTGATCCGGCAGGCCACGGAACAACGGTTCCCACTGGAACGCCGCTGATTTTTTGCGGTGTGACGTTGCTCAGGGTGTAGCTGGTGGCGTCTCCGGCAAAGGCTGCGGAGCAAAACAGCAGTATAAATATGAGGGGAAAGATTATTCTTTTCATGTTTGTTTTCCTTTAATTACAGGTAGTGAGGACCATTATTCTGCCGGTCCCGGCTGGTGGTGAAATCCATGAGGAATCGGAGTCTGCGGTGCGAATGCGCATGTGWACGCGCCAGTTGTCGGCGTCCTCACTTGTGGCCCAGCACTGCACGGCAACGATGGATTTTGAAACAGAACCTTCGGCAAATGCGGCAGGAGCTACGAAGATTTGCGAGGTGGAACTGACGCCGGGGGCGCAGGTTGGTTTGGGAATCAGTTCTCCATTGATGGCAACGGTGGAGCCTTTCAGGAATTGCGAGTTGCCGGAATCGGCAATGACCTGTGGTTCACCGGCGCGGCAGATGTAAAGACCTACGGCAGGGTCGAAGAAAACACGGCCTTCCTTATCGGGATCTCCGCAGAAGCCGGACGCATCGATGTCGGCAAGGGTGTGCTTTTCAAAGTGAACTTCTTTCACGTTTTCAATGGCGTGATCGGTCATATCCAGCTCGGTGAACATTTCGTTCAGCTCCGGGTGGTCGGGGACTTCCACGCGGTAAAGGAAGTCCTTGCTGATGTCCTTTTCACGCAGGAAAGCGCGTCCGCCGATATGGCCGGGAGCAGGTACGGGGATGTCTGTGGCTGCAAGATCAACAGTCCAGCCGCCGAAAGATCCGCGCAGCTCGGATGCTGATTGACCGGGCATTTCTCCGGTGGGAATATAGCCCCCGGCACCGCCGACCATGGCCGCAGTTGCCGGGGCAAAAGTGGTGCTGAAGTTCTTGTCATTTGCTGAGTGTGTGCGTCCGGCATAGGTCAAGACTAGGACCTGCAAATCCCCGACTGAAGGCTGGAGCACGTAGATTCCGTACCGTTGGCCCCAGCCGTTGAGATCCAGAAACCCGTCAGGGAGAAAGCCCCCGGTGCGGAGCTGGGCCATAGTGACCGCAGTCGCACCGGAAGCAGTTGAAGAGGTGATCAGGTCGGAGTAGTTTTCCTTGGTGTAATCGGAGGCCGCATCAAGCACGGCAGCGAGGTGGTTGCTGACATTGCGCTGCTTGATCTGCTCAACACCGCGGTCGATGAAATCACCGAGCAAAGGCATGAGCATGGCAAGTATGATCAAAGCCGCCAGCACTTCAATCAGAGTAAAGCCTTGTTGTTTAATTTTGCATTTATCTATCATGTTAATTCCATTCGTATGTATTGCGCCAAGCCCCTATTAGGGAGTCCAGAGGGGCTTAGCCCTTCTGGTCCCCCTGAAAGGGCCCTCGGAGAGCCGCCGGAGGCATAGCGATCGTCAAAAGCGCGAAGCGCATCCAATCCCTCTTACTTCTTAATAACGCTGACGATGCAGCCTTCGGGTATGAATGAGGGCAATGAAACGCCGTTCCCGTATTTGTTGAAAAGCTTGCCGTTGCGGTTGATTCCGATGGCATAGCTGTTCAGGAACAAGTCCCTGATTGCTTTTGCTTCCAGTTTATTGACTGGTCCCCAGACGTAGATGTGGCCGTTGTCTACGCGGTTGGGCCAGTTGCGGATGGGATTCCAACCGGACGGCAATCTGAGAAGCGAGGTTGATATTTCACCGGACGCGGGGGCGGAATTGCTGAGTGCGTAATTGTTCACGGCGTCGCGGTAGACACCGTAATTGGTGGCTACCGCTTCGGCCTGAAAGGTCCGGGGACTGAAGCTGGACTCGGCCATGACCAGAGCCATGATGCCGAGAATGCTGAACAGTGCGGCTAGGATTTTCATAGAGATCAAAGCCCCGGTTAGTTGGAAGTGAAGACGATTGTGTTGGTGGCGGCGAGCTGATTGGTGATGGCAGCAACCATTCCGCTGGCCTGCTGGATGACCACGCCATTGACTGTGACTGAAACCCATGAACCGGCCTGAAAGGTCGCCAGCTTTACGCAGGCGTATTCGGGCACGCTGTTGTGGGTGATAGTGAAGGTGGTTGGATCGGTTCCGGCGGCAACGGTAACTGCGCCGTTCCAGACGTTGCGCACTTCGCCGCTGCTTTTGATCATGCCGTCAGGCACGGCTTCGTTGGTCACGGCAATATCTGTGGTCAGGCCGTTGAAGTCCGGTTCGCCCTGATAGAGGTTTTTGATGTCGAGGCGGAAGGTGGAAAGGTTCTGTTCCGCCTTGGCAATTTTGTCGTTGTCAATTCCTTTTGAAATCATGTAGCCGGAGCCGCCGAGTACGATGAGGCCGATAAGCAGTGCGCCGAGAGTTTCGAGTAATGTCATATCTTTTTTCCTTTAATATCCCATGTTTTGACCGAGTTGTTGTTGAAGTGATGTCACCGCGAGCACGATGCTGGTGATCATTGAACTGATGCCGATGATGCAGGTTATGTTGATGATTTTGGCCTGCGCTTTGATTGTTTCCATGCCTTCAGCCAGCCATTCCTCGGCAATGAGGTGCAGCCGGGCATCGAATCCGGGAAGTGTGGAATAGATGCGTAGATCTTCGATGATGGTTTGAGCGGGGAAGCGGTAGCCGGAATCGTCCAAGGCCTCGCCGATCCCTTTGCCGAGATTGAGTTGGGCCTTGATTGAATTCAGCCGTTCCTTGAGCCACGGACTGGAACCGGTAGTCTCAAGCATGTCGTTCATGGCTTGCGAGAGCTGAATCCCGGATTTCATCAGGGTTGAGAGGGTGAAGAGCCAGAGACTTCCAATGATGAGCCGGTAGAATGACCACGGCGGCAGGCCGTCAAAGCGGACCCGGATTTTGCCGGTCCAGACCTTGATAGTCGCCAGTGAAGTGAAGAAAAGCAGCACTATCCCGACAAGCAGAATGGTCCCGAAGGTGGAATCCACGAATCCGGCCACCTGATAGAGGGTATTTGCGCTGCCCACCCAGCGGGAAGGGTCGGAAAGCTCTGCAAGTTTGGGCACTACGTAGCGCGAGAGCACCAGCAGCAGGGCAATCAGGGCAAGGATCAGGATCGTCGGGTAGCTCAATGCTTTCCACATGGAGCTGACGATCTTCAATCGGGCTTTGATAAGCCGCACGCAAAGCTCAAGGGCTTCGTGAAGTTTCCCGGATTCCATGCCGCTCTGAAGGAGCATTGCTTCCTCGGCGGGAATGAATCCGCGCAGGGCTTCATGAATGCTGTCCCCGGAATTGATGCGGGCCGAGACCTCTGTGAGCACCGGGCTGAGCAAGTTGCGCTGCTTGGCGTAGCGTTCTTCAATGTAGCTGAC
This genomic interval from Desulfovibrio sp. JC010 contains the following:
- a CDS encoding type II secretion system F family protein → MQLLKHTSLLAKLFFTQQVRIRVYRKLAAMTRHGINVAEAVSYIEERYAKQRNLLSPVLTEVSARINSGDSIHEALRGFIPAEEAMLLQSGMESGKLHEALELCVRLIKARLKIVSSMWKALSYPTILILALIALLLVLSRYVVPKLAELSDPSRWVGSANTLYQVAGFVDSTFGTILLVGIVLLFFTSLATIKVWTGKIRVRFDGLPPWSFYRLIIGSLWLFTLSTLMKSGIQLSQAMNDMLETTGSSPWLKERLNSIKAQLNLGKGIGEALDDSGYRFPAQTIIEDLRIYSTLPGFDARLHLIAEEWLAEGMETIKAQAKIINITCIIGISSMITSIVLAVTSLQQQLGQNMGY
- a CDS encoding type IV secretory system conjugative DNA transfer family protein; its protein translation is MGRNVYGLGNKAASRSWIYHLVIMLVIALTAMGYATQQIAELFNYHKDLGIPVYKNFYWPWMFFSWLPLLPSGKYLDKIISDAQLVFAVPLMLQISFLLLFSQRPKGVKDIHGTAHWADKKEIKQAGLLGGSGVYVGGWLDKKILRYLRHSGPEHIMAFAPTRSGKGVGLVLPTLLAWEGSSIVLDIKGENWALTSGWRKQQGHKVMKFDPTDATGNAARYNPLSEIRIDGPHAIPDAQNIASMIVDPDGKGLKDYWNKAAFSFLGGTILHCLILYRIREDRHATLNDLSLMLADEERDISALFEEMLTDKHDKYLRELFGDAMDESSIIAIKKFISASAREMLNKAEAELSGVVSTAVANMALYRDPVVSRATSGCDFRIKDLMNTAEPVSLYLVIRPSDIDRLRPLVRLILNIVLRRLTENMEFENGQAKAGYRHRLLLMLDEFTSLGKMEIFERALAFMAGYGIKAYIIVQDLAQLQSAYGKDESIMSNCHLRIAYAPNKIETAQVLSKMTGEATIVQKKTSISGTRSGHMNKANVSISEAKRTLLTPDECMRLPGAEKDGSGRIIKAGDMLIFPAGFAPIYGMQILFFLDPEFLKRSMIPAPEKSDLIHVSGPEGPVKTEPTSEELSEQMDELIDDNSPYEESE
- a CDS encoding tail fiber protein, which encodes MKRIIFPLIFILLFCSAAFAGDATSYTLSNVTPQKISGVPVGTVVPWPAGSVPDGWLECNGQSTSGHSELAAIVGSRVPDLRGEFIRGWDHGRGVDGGRSLLNVQSDQLRAHNHIQGLPETNVRNPSRHTRYGYTSGPMHGGVGDDESRVSNRWFFTSTTGGSETRPRNVAMMYIIKAE
- a CDS encoding TrbI/VirB10 family protein, giving the protein MSDSPNSLARPKVKVARLDKRIMYVIAAVALLLVVILIYAVQNSNKKETAQAQSTTAPITEADTRQPIQDPEQKSGLSMPPQSEKHEEERARPLSKSLVTVVRPEEPTELEKQRMKEEVELRAFRIENMKAALNSPLRAAAAIPEKKLPQTQIISTPNIEDIRSRHPLSISEASTMPSVQKDDQQAKEDFLNSRAGKDGSWQLPYERVPGKPFELKTGAVINGIMISGINSDLPGQILGQVSQNIYDTATGQHLLIPQGSRMIGVYDSRVAVGQSRVLVAWNRIIFPDGSSITLGIMPGTDVGGYGGYTGDVDNHYLRIFGSSAIMSMVSGGAAYAMDKFNKGSSSNNNPSLQDELGSSLSSQLGQSTLSLLQSNMSIKPAISTVPGKRFNMVVTKDIVFARPYTPYRS
- a CDS encoding type 4 pilus major pilin yields the protein MTLLETLGALLIGLIVLGGSGYMISKGIDNDKIAKAEQNLSTFRLDIKNLYQGEPDFNGLTTDIAVTNEAVPDGMIKSSGEVRNVWNGAVTVAAGTDPTTFTITHNSVPEYACVKLATFQAGSWVSVTVNGVVIQQASGMVAAITNQLAATNTIVFTSN
- the pilM gene encoding type IV pilus biogenesis protein PilM, whose protein sequence is MKILAALFSILGIMALVMAESSFSPRTFQAEAVATNYGVYRDAVNNYALSNSAPASGEISTSLLRLPSGWNPIRNWPNRVDNGHIYVWGPVNKLEAKAIRDLFLNSYAIGINRNGKLFNKYGNGVSLPSFIPEGCIVSVIKK
- the pilV gene encoding shufflon system plasmid conjugative transfer pilus tip adhesin PilV produces the protein MIDKCKIKQQGFTLIEVLAALIILAMLMPLLGDFIDRGVEQIKQRNVSNHLAAVLDAASDYTKENYSDLITSSTASGATAVTMAQLRTGGFLPDGFLDLNGWGQRYGIYVLQPSVGDLQVLVLTYAGRTHSANDKNFSTTFAPATAAMVGGAGGYIPTGEMPGQSASELRGSFGGWTVDLAATDIPVPAPGHIGGRAFLREKDISKDFLYRVEVPDHPELNEMFTELDMTDHAIENVKEVHFEKHTLADIDASGFCGDPDKEGRVFFDPAVGLYICRAGEPQVIADSGNSQFLKGSTVAINGELIPKPTCAPGVSSTSQIFVAPAAFAEGSVSKSIVAVQCWATSEDADNWRVHMRIRTADSDSSWISPPAGTGRIMVLTTCN